The Paenibacillus dendritiformis region CACCCCATGATAAAAACAGGGTTTTCCAACAGCCTGCATTAACGCATGATATCCAGTTTCTTCCCTCTTTCTCCGCTTTTCCCGCCGCTGTCATCCCGCCTCAATTTTTCCTGTTGCTCCGTTCTACCCCGCATCCTTGTGCACTCCCTATGGGGCTGCCTCTGTTTCTGCTTTATTTGCGATATTTCTCAACGGCCAGAGCGGCCTTCACCGCCTGATCGATATCCTCATCCAGAGGCCTCATTCCTTCGTTCCCGCGAAGGAATAGATGGAGGAAGAACTCGAGCGTGCCCCGGTTCCCTGTTACCGGGCTATGCGTCACGCCGGAAGGGGCGTACCCGAGCTCCCTTACACTTTGCACGAGGTCTGTTAATATGTCCCGATACACGTCCGGCGACGTAATGACGCCGGTTCGCCGCATCCGCGGATCGATCGCTTCGAATAGCGGCTTGACGAGACAGAGCAGTTGGCCGTCCGGCTCCAGCAGGGCTCCTGCAAGCGGAATCGCCTGCTTCAGAGATAAGTAGGACAGATCAAGCGTAGCAATAGACGGCTTCGGCTGCAGCATATTCGAAGCGAGCTCTCCGATATTCATTTTCTCCATGCAGATGACACGCGGATCCTGCCGCAAGCGCCCCGCCAACTGGCCGTAGCCAACGTCAACGGCATATACTTGCGCCGCCCCATGCTGGAGAAGGCAATCCGTAAATCCGCCCGTGGAAGCGCCGGCATCCAGCGCAATCCGGCCCGTTACGTCGATCTGGAAATGCCGCAGCGCGCCCTCCAGCTTCAGGCCGCCCTTCCCGACGTATTTCCTCTCGCTCCCTTTGACGGCAATCCGGGCATCCACTTTCACCGGTTCACCCGCATAAGCCGCTTGCTGCCCGTTCACGAAGACGCTCCCCGCAAGAATCAGACTCTCTGCCTGTGCGCGGTTGTGAACATGTCCGCCATCCATTAGTGCCCTCCATAAGGGCATTGTCCGTCGTCCCATAATGAATCCTCCCCGAGATAGAAGTCTGAATGATCAGAGTCTTCTTCCGGGAGGAGGGGCACGGATTGGACAGCCGCGTTATATCTCGACTATCAGATGATACATCGCTATCTCCTTCCTGGTACGTCGTCTGTTTTAATCTTGATTCAGCACCGGAAGTCGGCTTAACAGCCGCTGCGCCTCTTCCATGATCTCCATCACAATGCGGGAAGCCGGATCGCCGTCCGTCAGCAGCCGCGTAGCTTGACCGGCCCACAGCGACATGTAGCCCGCTTGATTCCGTGCTGCCGCGGCCTTCCGAATCTCATTCGTTGCCGAGTTCTGCGTCGGAAACGGCAGCGGCTCTACCCCGCTCTCATCGAACCGGCGAATAAACGCATTGCTGATCCCCCGTGCCGGCCGTCCCGAGAATACCCGCGTAATGACGGTGCTCTCCTCCGTGCTGTCCAGCAGCGCTTGCTTATAGGCCGGATGGGCCCCCGACTCGGCGGCGGTGAGGAACCTCGTTCCGAGCTGAACTCCGCTCGCTCCCAAGGCCAAGGCCGCCACCAGACCGCGCCCGTCCATGACACCGCCCGCCGCGACGACCGGGACCCGAACCTGATCGGCAATCTGAGGCACGAGAGAGAAGGTGCCGATATTGGCTCCGTTCGGGTGCACGCCGACGTCGAACGTGCCGCGATGCCCGCCGGCGTCGCTGCCCTGAGCCACGATGACGTCGCTGCCTGCCCGTTCCGCTTCCACCGCTTCGCGGACTGTCGTCACCATCGTCGTGACCCGAATCCCCCGCCGCTTCACTTCCTCCATGAACCGGGCAGGCAGAATGCCGAATGCGGTGCTGATAACAGGCACGTTCTCCTCGATCAGCACCTGCATCTGCTGCTCGAACCGATCGGGCGTATGCAGCTCCGCGGCCGGCTCTCCGAGTCCGAGCTCGGAACGGATACCGCGCAGCACTTCGTTCACCTCGGCGATGCGGCTCGCATCGTCCGTCATGTCGGCTGCGAACAGATTGACCGCGAAGGGCTTGGCGGTCCGTTGGCGTATGAGCCGAATCGCCGCCCGGATATCGTCCGGCTCCATATAAGCCGCGCCCAGCGTTCCGAGGGCGCCTGCCTCGGATACGCTCGCAACGAGGTCCACGGTCGTCGGTCCGCCCGCCATGCCGGCTTGCACGATAGGATACGCAATATTCAAAGTTGTGCACAGTTCCGTGGTTATCTTCGTCATGATCTCAGCTCCATTCCTCCAATTATGGGTCCTCCCGTTGCTAAGCCGGGCATCCTTTAAGTTCCAATACTTACCTTTCGGCAGCAAACGAGAGCTTAAGCAAGATCGCTTATCGCATGAAGCTATTTTTGTGTACGACAAGAAGACAATTGTACAACGAGAAGAGAGTTTTCCTTAATCGGATGTTACGATTTTATGACAGCGGATTTCGCATGAGGAACCGTCCACCGTGAGTTCGGTCCACTCGTGAATGAAGCCGAAAAACACGGATACAACAAGGCCCGCCCGATAATGCCATAGCTCTATTGTACAAATAATTACCAGCTAAAGCGAGGCCTAACAAGGTAAAAACCATGCTTTCCATCCCGTCTCTAATGTGACAATATTGAGAACTCGGCCTTTCCGCCCATAAATGTGTACAAAAATCAAAACGGCCGATTTCGGCCGAATATCCGTGATTTTTGTCACATATCAGAAATAATCATTTATTTTTTTGGTTTTCACGCCCAATTGTATGGTAGTTAATGTCATATATGGTTTTCTATATGCTTTGTTTTTCTACTCCCTTCTTACTAACATAGACTGTGAAATCATTATCCCGACATATTTCAGCGAAGTTAATCACACATAGAAAGGGGTATTTTTGTGAAAAAGAGATGGTCGCTATCTTTTCTTTTCCTATCTCTTATCATCCTGCTGACCGGATGTGATTCATCACTGCTCGTGCTGGATCCAAAAGGTCCGGTGGCCAAGACCCAATCGGACACGATCATCTTCTCCATGTTTATTATGGCGGGTGTACTGCTGGTCGTCTATATCCTGTACATCTACATGCTGACCAAGTACCGGGCGTCGAAGGCTGCGCCGGGTTATGAGCCGCCTCATATGGAGGGAAGCACATGGCTGGAAATTACGTGGACGCTGATTCCAGTCATTATCGTCATCGTTCTGTCGGTCGTTACGGTTCGATCGACCAATGCCGTTGAGACAACGCCGGCGGGTTATGAGGATCAGAAGCCGCTTATCGTCTATGCTTCCTCCTCGAACTGGAAATGGCATTTCAGCTATCCGGAGGAAGGCGTCGAGACGGTCAACTACGTCAACATTCCGACGAACCGGCCAGTCGAATTCCGGCTCTATTCGTACGGGCCGATTACAAGCTTCTGGATTCCGCAGCTCGGCGGCCAGAAGTACGCCATGAGCGACATGGTGACCAAGCTGCGGCTCGTCGCCGAACATGAGGGATCCTTCATGGGCAAGAACTCCAACTTCTCGGGCGAAGGCTTCGCTCACATGGATTTCGAGGCATTGGCAATGTCGCCGGACGCCT contains the following coding sequences:
- a CDS encoding TlyA family RNA methyltransferase, which translates into the protein MDGGHVHNRAQAESLILAGSVFVNGQQAAYAGEPVKVDARIAVKGSERKYVGKGGLKLEGALRHFQIDVTGRIALDAGASTGGFTDCLLQHGAAQVYAVDVGYGQLAGRLRQDPRVICMEKMNIGELASNMLQPKPSIATLDLSYLSLKQAIPLAGALLEPDGQLLCLVKPLFEAIDPRMRRTGVITSPDVYRDILTDLVQSVRELGYAPSGVTHSPVTGNRGTLEFFLHLFLRGNEGMRPLDEDIDQAVKAALAVEKYRK
- a CDS encoding NAD(P)H-dependent flavin oxidoreductase: MTKITTELCTTLNIAYPIVQAGMAGGPTTVDLVASVSEAGALGTLGAAYMEPDDIRAAIRLIRQRTAKPFAVNLFAADMTDDASRIAEVNEVLRGIRSELGLGEPAAELHTPDRFEQQMQVLIEENVPVISTAFGILPARFMEEVKRRGIRVTTMVTTVREAVEAERAGSDVIVAQGSDAGGHRGTFDVGVHPNGANIGTFSLVPQIADQVRVPVVAAGGVMDGRGLVAALALGASGVQLGTRFLTAAESGAHPAYKQALLDSTEESTVITRVFSGRPARGISNAFIRRFDESGVEPLPFPTQNSATNEIRKAAAARNQAGYMSLWAGQATRLLTDGDPASRIVMEIMEEAQRLLSRLPVLNQD
- the qoxA gene encoding cytochrome aa3 quinol oxidase subunit II, which gives rise to MKKRWSLSFLFLSLIILLTGCDSSLLVLDPKGPVAKTQSDTIIFSMFIMAGVLLVVYILYIYMLTKYRASKAAPGYEPPHMEGSTWLEITWTLIPVIIVIVLSVVTVRSTNAVETTPAGYEDQKPLIVYASSSNWKWHFSYPEEGVETVNYVNIPTNRPVEFRLYSYGPITSFWIPQLGGQKYAMSDMVTKLRLVAEHEGSFMGKNSNFSGEGFAHMDFEALAMSPDAFDKWVNEVKTTAPELTSGEFDTLLATEHVGRKSYSSTHLDFKPAPEGEHAGHHHGSDDATAPESDSEHSGMNHTGTDHSDTDHSNSNHSDMDHGAMNGSEPDHEQTEHSQHGN